In the Candidatus Nitrospira nitrosa genome, one interval contains:
- the ilvD gene encoding dihydroxy-acid dehydratase — MKKQVKLQSHDLLVGAGRAPARAMLKAVGFTDDDLTKPIVGVANTWTEVMPCNFHLRRLSERVKAGIRAAGGTPIEYNTIAVSDGISMGTEGMKASLISREVIADSIELVARGHLFDAVVALSGCDKTIPGTVMALARLNLPSIMLYGGSIMPGQFQGHDVTIQDVFEAVGKHASGRMTDAELKDLEDHACPGPGACGGQFTANTMAIAFEFLGISPMGRNGVPAMDGRKDDVAFECGKMVMELVKQDLRPRQLITRKSLENAIAAVATTGGSTNAVLHLLAIARESGIKLSIDDFDRINRKVPLLADLKPGGRFAAADLYAAGGTTLVAKRLLDAGLLHGNQPTVTGRTIGEEASQAREASGQQVLRPLAHPIKPTGGLVILKGNLAPEGCVVKVAGHSMTKFQGPAKVYDQEEDAFVAVKAGQIKPGDVVVIRYEGPSGGPGMREMLGVTAAIVGAGLGDSVALLTDGRFSGATHGLMAGHVSPEAVKGGPIAAVKNGDIITFDIPKRRLDVKLSKKEIVTRLKKVKRPTPRYTSGVMGKYARHVSSASEGAVTS; from the coding sequence ATGAAAAAACAAGTCAAGCTTCAAAGTCATGATCTCTTGGTGGGAGCCGGACGTGCCCCGGCTCGGGCGATGTTGAAAGCCGTGGGCTTTACGGACGACGACTTGACGAAGCCGATCGTCGGTGTTGCCAACACATGGACAGAGGTCATGCCCTGTAATTTCCATCTGCGCCGGCTTTCCGAGCGCGTGAAGGCCGGCATCCGAGCTGCCGGTGGGACTCCGATCGAATACAACACCATCGCCGTGTCCGATGGAATTTCCATGGGGACCGAAGGCATGAAGGCCTCGCTCATCAGCCGTGAGGTCATCGCTGATTCGATTGAACTTGTGGCGCGTGGACATTTGTTTGATGCGGTCGTGGCCCTGTCCGGTTGCGATAAGACGATCCCTGGAACCGTCATGGCCCTCGCCCGGTTGAATTTGCCGTCGATCATGCTGTACGGCGGGTCGATCATGCCTGGACAGTTTCAGGGACATGATGTGACCATTCAAGATGTCTTTGAAGCCGTGGGAAAACATGCCTCCGGAAGGATGACCGATGCCGAACTGAAAGACCTGGAGGACCATGCCTGTCCGGGGCCTGGAGCCTGTGGCGGGCAGTTTACGGCCAATACCATGGCGATTGCTTTTGAGTTTCTTGGTATTTCTCCCATGGGGCGCAACGGAGTGCCCGCCATGGATGGGCGGAAGGATGACGTGGCATTCGAGTGCGGCAAGATGGTGATGGAGCTGGTGAAGCAGGATCTTCGCCCGCGTCAGCTCATTACGCGCAAGTCATTGGAGAATGCGATTGCTGCCGTCGCTACCACCGGAGGCTCGACGAATGCCGTGCTGCATCTGCTCGCGATCGCCCGCGAATCGGGGATCAAGCTGAGCATCGACGACTTCGACCGGATCAACCGCAAGGTCCCCTTGCTGGCCGATTTGAAGCCGGGTGGTCGCTTTGCCGCAGCGGATCTCTATGCGGCGGGGGGGACCACCTTGGTCGCCAAGCGATTGCTCGATGCCGGGTTGCTCCATGGGAATCAACCGACTGTCACCGGTCGGACGATCGGTGAAGAGGCATCGCAGGCTCGTGAAGCCTCGGGCCAGCAAGTGTTGCGTCCCCTCGCCCATCCGATCAAGCCAACCGGCGGCCTTGTCATTCTGAAAGGAAACTTGGCACCGGAGGGGTGTGTCGTGAAGGTCGCGGGCCATTCGATGACGAAGTTTCAAGGACCAGCAAAGGTGTATGATCAGGAAGAAGACGCGTTCGTGGCGGTCAAGGCTGGGCAAATCAAACCCGGTGACGTCGTCGTGATTCGGTATGAAGGCCCGTCGGGTGGTCCAGGGATGCGCGAGATGCTCGGCGTGACGGCAGCGATCGTTGGCGCAGGGCTCGGTGATTCCGTTGCCTTGCTCACCGACGGCCGTTTCTCCGGAGCCACGCATGGGCTCATGGCCGGCCATGTGTCGCCTGAAGCGGTAAAGGGCGGGCCCATTGCGGCGGTCAAGAACGGCGACATCATTACCTTCGATATTCCCAAACGTCGCCTTGATGTAAAACTCTCGAAAAAAGAGATCGTGACTCGACTGAAGAAGGTCAAACGACCGACTCCGCGATACACTTCAGGAGTCATGGGAAAGTATGCGCGGCATGTGTCATCGGCTTCTGAGGGAGCGGTCACGAGCTAG